A genomic region of Pyrus communis chromosome 14, drPyrComm1.1, whole genome shotgun sequence contains the following coding sequences:
- the LOC137714477 gene encoding uncharacterized protein, with product MVILQMAHYEWTHMRIQDFKSIVEYNSAMFIIRSQMKLCGETITKEDMLEKTFNTFHASNVVMQQQYRERGFTEYSQLISVLLVAEQNNELLMKNHQSRPTGSASFPEVNVVSLEVNTTSSRGNNYKQGCGHRRGR from the coding sequence ATGGTAATTCTCCAAATGGCTCATTATGAATGGACACACATGAGGATCCAAGATTTCAAGTCGATTGTTGAGTACAACTCTGCAATGTTCATAATTAGATCCCAGATGAAGCTTTGTGGGGAGACCATCACTAaggaagatatgctggaaaagactttcaacacctttcatgcctccaacgtggtcatgcagcagcagtatagagAGCGAGGCTTTACTGAGTACAGTCAGCTGATATCGGTGCTCCTTGTggctgaacaaaacaatgagctcttgatgaaaaatcatcagtccCGACCCACTGGATCGGCGtcattcccagaagtgaatgttGTTTCCCTTGAAGTGAACACTACATCCTCTCGTGGCAATAATTACAAACAAGGATGTGGCCATAGGCGAGGCCGGTAG